In one Leptospiraceae bacterium genomic region, the following are encoded:
- a CDS encoding CBS domain-containing protein, with protein sequence MKQREIELKDYINKEPVSIHCEETLVKAENLMMMKNCRHLPVTEKGKVIGVISDRDLKILNCMNNLPREEKKLKDILNPEFYTVEIDTNIADVVKKMYNERIDYALVMKNGNFIGIITHIDILQAFLDCIELLKKQTKN encoded by the coding sequence ATGAAACAGCGAGAAATAGAACTTAAAGACTACATTAATAAAGAACCGGTCTCTATCCATTGCGAGGAGACACTTGTAAAAGCCGAAAACCTGATGATGATGAAAAATTGTCGCCATCTTCCGGTTACAGAAAAGGGAAAAGTTATTGGTGTAATATCAGACAGAGACTTGAAAATTCTAAACTGTATGAATAATTTACCAAGAGAAGAAAAAAAACTAAAAGATATACTAAATCCCGAATTTTACACAGTTGAAATTGATACGAACATAGCTGATGTTGTAAAGAAAATGTACAATGAAAGAATAGATTATGCTCTTGTGATGAAAAATGGAAACTTCATAGGGATAATTACCCATATTGATATATTACAGGCTTTTTTAGATTGCATAGAACTTTTAAAGAAACAGACTAAAAACTAA
- a CDS encoding PAS domain S-box protein, with protein sequence MQELLSKFFKIPEYEKIQQDLLYKNILFFIFFGIPAVFFSFFRAEQTGWILSFAHLFLFLILFSIYISRDKLSYQWAFYIFLLIILSVGVLGYWKLGLLAESRVFLVLAISVSMLFGGFRFSFLLLLFTFLYLVFIAYMNISGKHLNKIDLVAYSQSPISWLMSIWVVLTFSTAIALTIEKLLKVYKETIEKLNRSLLYYKVIFNTAEMGILILNSERKIISANEGVLKILGYLESDLYLTDIIELLENKDVFKEQFNDYFLYLKQENSFQLELNFRHKNSETISSLVNISEISLDKNNTGFIFRIIDISRRKRIEKTLEENKENLNSIIYSLDDLLFVIDEKGNFTDYFQPKTKSVLFASPEFFLGKHYSEVLPPDLTKKLDELIIEVRKNDNVGQLDYDLKMDGKTYWFSAKLTRKRNHDKEYSGFIIISRDISDRKEAEEKLKESEANWRSLVQAAPVRIVMLDKEGKIDFVNRSIKGYSPEECAGKLIYDFLTAEESQKLKLAFDKSLETKKNQIFSSVYWGEYGNNEWYENYIGPIDHEKQVNKLILISLNITQRKQVEEQSKILQIALETAANSVMITNTKGIIQWVNPAFTVQTGFLSEECIGLSTNILKSGVHEEEYYKKMWNIILSGGIWRGTTINRKKNGDLYHDEQTISPVRDENGKITHFISIRQDVSERVRMEKALKESEARARALLDAIPDMMFHLNSDGVYLDFRANNEELYYQEDTLIGKKLRDITPIYLAVLVEKNIQKVLNTKTIQTFEYEMDVKNLGKRFYEARMVPCGNNQTLSLVRDITDRRRVEEELRESQKNLEYILNNLLTGVVQVGIDGQIYYANAAAEKILNIRKDEIAKRFFSEKTWRQIDKFGNPFPVENLPISISLMEKRVANNIEHGIVDDSNNVRWLLVNSAPLFDRNGNLEGAIANFIDITERWQHEEELEIAKNNAEEANKSKSIFLANMSHELRTPLNGILGFAQLLEQSSNLSVEEKEHTHIIQKSGEYLLLLLNDILDMAKIEAGKLEIIHEGFCINDFLSSIAEYGNLKADQKNIKFSCIHPFEGNEWFYGDELRLRQVLLNLLSNAFKFTRLGEVNLIIKKKDEKVLFEVSDTGIGMSPEVMQGLFKPFYQAVDLRLKTEGTGLGLAISQNLVKLMGSKIVVESQKGKGSKFGFEIHLKNIKHAKTEKIQNLSNGIVVSYNWRNPKLLERRKSLSILIVDDSQVNRHLLKSIWSNVEIQIREAKNGKIGLELIYEEKPDIVLLDLMMPEMDGFEMMKLLRTKPDYDDVRVIAISANVLKQAREESLSLGCDAFISKPFKIQDLLDMIKEIMDLEWVYAGKEESKSKNHNVADDKKKFTLPPEEDISVIRHMVRQHNITGLEDFIKELKRRAEKSQESFIEEIESLTSNLDFDAILKLIGK encoded by the coding sequence ATGCAAGAGTTGTTAAGTAAGTTTTTTAAAATTCCTGAATACGAAAAAATACAGCAAGACTTGCTGTATAAAAATATACTATTCTTTATCTTTTTTGGTATTCCTGCGGTTTTCTTTTCTTTTTTTAGGGCTGAGCAAACTGGTTGGATTCTTTCCTTTGCACATCTATTCCTTTTTCTTATACTATTCTCTATTTATATTTCTAGGGATAAACTTTCTTATCAATGGGCTTTTTACATTTTCTTATTAATTATCCTTTCTGTGGGAGTGCTGGGTTACTGGAAACTTGGCCTTTTAGCTGAAAGCCGTGTTTTTTTGGTTTTGGCCATATCCGTTTCTATGTTGTTCGGAGGCTTTCGATTTTCTTTCTTATTACTATTATTTACATTTTTATATTTAGTATTCATAGCTTATATGAATATAAGCGGTAAACATTTAAACAAAATCGATTTAGTTGCTTACTCACAAAGTCCGATTTCATGGCTTATGTCTATCTGGGTTGTTTTAACCTTCTCTACTGCAATTGCTCTGACTATTGAAAAACTTTTGAAAGTATATAAAGAAACGATTGAAAAACTAAACCGATCCCTACTTTATTACAAGGTTATTTTCAATACAGCTGAAATGGGAATTTTAATTCTTAATTCAGAAAGAAAAATTATTTCTGCAAATGAAGGTGTTTTGAAGATATTGGGGTATTTAGAAAGTGATCTATATTTAACAGATATAATTGAACTACTAGAAAATAAAGATGTTTTTAAAGAGCAATTTAATGACTATTTTCTGTATTTAAAGCAGGAAAATTCCTTTCAATTAGAATTGAACTTTCGCCATAAGAACTCAGAAACAATTTCAAGTCTTGTGAATATAAGCGAAATCTCTTTAGATAAAAATAATACCGGATTCATTTTTCGAATTATAGATATTTCCAGGCGAAAACGAATCGAAAAAACTTTAGAAGAGAATAAAGAAAATCTTAATTCTATTATTTATTCTCTCGATGATCTACTTTTTGTTATTGATGAAAAAGGAAATTTTACTGATTATTTTCAACCTAAAACCAAATCAGTATTATTTGCTTCTCCGGAGTTTTTCTTAGGCAAACATTATTCGGAAGTTTTACCTCCTGATCTTACAAAAAAGTTGGATGAGTTGATTATCGAAGTTCGTAAGAATGATAATGTAGGACAACTTGATTACGATTTAAAAATGGATGGGAAAACTTATTGGTTCAGTGCTAAACTGACAAGAAAAAGAAATCATGATAAAGAATATAGTGGTTTTATTATAATTTCAAGGGATATCAGTGATAGAAAGGAGGCTGAAGAAAAATTAAAAGAAAGTGAAGCAAATTGGCGTTCCCTTGTGCAGGCTGCTCCTGTAAGAATTGTGATGCTGGATAAAGAAGGAAAAATTGATTTTGTAAATCGTTCTATTAAAGGATATAGTCCTGAAGAATGTGCAGGAAAGTTGATATACGATTTTTTAACCGCGGAAGAATCGCAAAAGTTAAAACTTGCATTCGATAAATCTCTTGAAACAAAAAAAAATCAAATATTTAGTTCTGTATATTGGGGGGAATACGGGAACAATGAATGGTATGAGAATTATATAGGACCGATAGACCACGAAAAGCAAGTAAATAAGTTAATCTTAATATCCTTAAATATTACGCAACGAAAACAGGTTGAAGAGCAGAGTAAAATTTTACAAATAGCCCTTGAGACGGCAGCTAATAGTGTGATGATAACCAATACAAAGGGTATTATACAATGGGTTAACCCGGCGTTCACGGTCCAAACGGGATTTTTATCTGAAGAATGTATTGGTTTATCTACAAATATTTTAAAATCCGGCGTTCATGAAGAAGAGTATTATAAAAAAATGTGGAATATTATTCTTAGCGGAGGGATCTGGCGAGGCACTACAATTAATAGGAAAAAAAATGGAGACTTATATCATGATGAACAGACGATTAGCCCGGTTCGTGATGAAAATGGGAAAATAACACATTTTATTTCTATTCGACAGGATGTTTCTGAAAGGGTCCGCATGGAAAAAGCTCTAAAGGAAAGTGAAGCAAGAGCGAGGGCATTATTAGATGCAATACCCGATATGATGTTTCACTTAAATTCGGATGGGGTTTATCTTGATTTTAGAGCTAATAATGAAGAATTATATTACCAGGAAGATACTCTGATAGGAAAAAAATTAAGAGATATTACACCTATATATTTAGCAGTATTAGTAGAAAAAAATATTCAAAAGGTATTAAATACTAAAACTATACAAACATTTGAATATGAAATGGATGTAAAAAATCTTGGAAAACGTTTCTATGAAGCCAGAATGGTACCCTGCGGAAACAATCAAACTTTGAGTTTAGTAAGGGATATAACGGATAGGAGAAGAGTAGAGGAAGAACTGAGAGAAAGTCAGAAAAATTTGGAATATATTTTAAATAACTTACTGACAGGAGTTGTTCAGGTGGGCATTGATGGGCAGATTTATTATGCAAATGCCGCTGCTGAGAAAATTTTAAATATTAGAAAAGATGAAATTGCCAAACGCTTCTTTAGTGAAAAAACATGGAGGCAGATTGATAAATTTGGGAACCCCTTTCCCGTTGAAAATCTTCCTATATCAATTTCTTTGATGGAAAAGCGAGTAGCAAATAATATTGAACATGGAATTGTAGATGATAGCAATAATGTTCGATGGCTATTAGTTAATTCAGCACCACTTTTTGATAGAAATGGAAATTTGGAAGGAGCTATAGCGAATTTTATTGATATAACGGAACGCTGGCAGCATGAAGAGGAATTGGAAATAGCCAAAAATAATGCAGAGGAAGCCAATAAGAGTAAAAGTATTTTTTTGGCAAATATGAGTCACGAACTGAGAACTCCTTTAAATGGTATATTAGGATTTGCGCAGTTACTTGAACAATCTTCGAATTTATCTGTAGAGGAAAAGGAGCATACTCATATCATACAAAAAAGTGGTGAATACTTGCTTCTTTTATTAAATGATATATTGGATATGGCAAAAATAGAAGCCGGGAAATTAGAAATAATTCATGAAGGCTTTTGTATTAATGATTTTTTGTCTTCTATCGCCGAATATGGGAATTTAAAAGCAGATCAAAAAAATATTAAATTTTCCTGTATTCATCCTTTCGAGGGTAATGAATGGTTTTATGGTGATGAATTACGATTACGACAGGTTCTTTTAAATCTTCTGAGCAATGCATTTAAGTTTACCAGGTTGGGTGAAGTTAATTTAATTATCAAAAAAAAGGATGAAAAAGTTTTATTTGAAGTTAGTGATACGGGTATAGGTATGAGCCCGGAAGTAATGCAGGGTCTTTTTAAACCTTTTTATCAAGCGGTGGATCTTCGTTTGAAAACAGAGGGGACCGGTTTGGGGCTGGCTATTAGTCAAAATCTTGTAAAATTGATGGGAAGTAAGATCGTTGTTGAAAGTCAAAAAGGAAAAGGAAGCAAATTTGGATTTGAGATTCATTTAAAAAATATTAAGCATGCAAAAACTGAAAAAATCCAAAACTTATCAAATGGAATTGTTGTTTCTTATAATTGGAGGAATCCGAAATTATTAGAGAGGAGGAAGTCTTTATCAATATTAATTGTGGATGATAGTCAAGTAAATCGCCATCTTTTAAAAAGTATTTGGAGTAACGTAGAAATTCAAATAAGAGAAGCTAAAAATGGAAAAATTGGATTGGAACTTATTTATGAAGAAAAGCCCGATATTGTTCTTTTAGATTTAATGATGCCGGAAATGGATGGTTTTGAAATGATGAAATTGCTAAGAACGAAACCTGACTACGATGATGTAAGGGTAATCGCTATATCAGCTAATGTATTAAAACAAGCCAGAGAAGAAAGTCTATCCTTAGGTTGTGATGCTTTTATTAGTAAACCGTTTAAAATCCAGGATCTATTGGATATGATTAAAGAGATTATGGATCTTGAATGGGTATATGCCGGTAAAGAAGAAAGTAAGTCTAAGAATCATAATGTGGCAGATGATAAAAAGAAATTTACTTTACCTCCGGAAGAAGATATCTCCGTAATCCGACACATGGTAAGACAGCATAACATCACAGGTTTAGAAGATTTTATAAAAGAATTAAAACGTAGAGCAGAAAAATCTCAGGAGTCGTTTATTGAAGAAATTGAAAGCCTTACATCCAACCTGGATTTTGATGCTATTTTAAAACTAATAGGTAAATAG
- a CDS encoding hybrid sensor histidine kinase/response regulator yields MEIDDELKTHLSLDLLNCSIMIVDDRVENLKLLSAHLKKFNFQIYIAKSGEEALSILAEVTPDLILLDIMMPGIDGYEVCKRLKKSETLREIPVIFLTAMNETINEVKGFKLGAVDYITKPINLDVVMMRLITHLTIRSQKKRLQELLATKDRFFSIIAHDLRGPMGGIREFSKMMLRNLDCQDPDGVKRRIELLVNTSENLYNLLENLLDWARLEKGNIPFEPEIFLLSPIILEVYDLFKMQTGQKRINLEYDCPLDLSVFADKNMVLTIIRNLISNAIKFTQEGGRVAILVKELKSSFVEVVVKDSGMGIHEKIKMGLFKIEKKVSMNGTNGETGTGLGLILCKNMVDKNKGSIWVESELGKGSQFHFTLPSEKK; encoded by the coding sequence ATGGAAATAGATGATGAATTGAAAACACATTTGTCTCTCGATTTGCTGAATTGTTCTATAATGATTGTAGATGACAGAGTTGAAAATTTAAAGTTATTAAGTGCTCATTTAAAAAAATTTAATTTTCAAATCTATATCGCAAAGAGTGGTGAAGAGGCTCTTAGTATTTTAGCTGAAGTTACTCCGGATTTAATTCTTCTGGATATAATGATGCCGGGAATAGATGGTTATGAAGTTTGTAAACGTTTGAAGAAGTCTGAAACATTAAGGGAAATTCCAGTAATTTTTCTTACAGCCATGAATGAAACAATCAACGAGGTGAAAGGATTTAAATTAGGAGCTGTGGATTATATTACAAAACCGATTAATCTCGATGTAGTCATGATGCGCTTAATTACTCACCTTACGATTCGAAGTCAAAAGAAAAGGTTGCAGGAGTTACTGGCTACAAAGGATCGTTTCTTTTCAATCATTGCACATGACTTACGCGGGCCTATGGGAGGGATTCGAGAATTTAGTAAGATGATGCTAAGGAACTTGGATTGTCAGGATCCGGACGGGGTTAAGAGAAGAATAGAGCTTCTGGTGAATACTTCAGAAAATCTTTATAATCTTCTAGAAAATCTTTTAGACTGGGCAAGGTTAGAAAAGGGGAACATTCCCTTTGAGCCTGAAATATTTTTGTTGTCGCCTATAATTTTGGAAGTATACGATTTGTTTAAAATGCAAACAGGACAGAAAAGAATAAATTTAGAATATGATTGTCCTCTTGATTTAAGTGTATTTGCCGATAAAAATATGGTATTAACTATTATTCGGAATTTAATAAGCAATGCTATTAAATTTACGCAAGAAGGGGGAAGAGTGGCAATTCTTGTAAAAGAATTAAAATCTTCTTTTGTGGAAGTTGTTGTGAAAGACTCCGGTATGGGAATTCATGAAAAGATTAAAATGGGATTATTTAAAATAGAGAAAAAAGTTAGTATGAATGGAACAAATGGAGAAACCGGAACCGGTTTGGGTTTGATATTGTGTAAGAATATGGTAGATAAAAATAAGGGAAGTATCTGGGTAGAATCAGAACTTGGAAAAGGTTCTCAATTTCATTTTACTTTACCTTCAGAAAAGAAATAA
- a CDS encoding HIT family hydrolase, which produces MLRHSERSKNCPAYLYIEPIEHIESYNELSIEAWLEFGKVMGIAVEWIYKHYSPKKLYTVSISEAVKHLHFHLVPRYQDDILGIEYLSTALSAKLPEIDVPLPFKI; this is translated from the coding sequence GTGCTACGACATTCTGAAAGAAGTAAAAATTGTCCGGCTTATTTGTATATAGAACCTATAGAGCATATTGAAAGTTATAATGAATTATCAATCGAAGCCTGGCTAGAGTTTGGAAAAGTGATGGGAATTGCGGTTGAGTGGATTTATAAACACTATAGTCCTAAAAAGTTATATACAGTAAGTATTTCGGAAGCTGTTAAACATTTACATTTCCATCTTGTTCCCAGATACCAGGATGATATACTCGGTATAGAGTATTTATCAACTGCTCTTTCCGCTAAATTGCCGGAGATAGATGTGCCACTTCCCTTTAAGATATAG
- a CDS encoding rhomboid family intramembrane serine protease: MDDDKWQIKTSFLYSAIFVVTLWLIKSIENQYGYDFSKYGIFPRTLGGLKGIFLSPLIHGDINHLLSNTAPTFVLLFGILYLYRKVSVSVFVIIYLFGNIIVWLFARSSYHIGASGLVYGFFFFIFLSGVIRRERRAIALSLLAVFLYGGMVWGVLPLEKGVSYEGHLSGAVIGSILAILYRNVARIEPQDEKEELEPEWEEEIWGNREE, from the coding sequence ATGGATGATGATAAGTGGCAAATAAAAACAAGTTTTCTCTATTCCGCTATTTTTGTTGTGACATTATGGTTGATAAAAAGTATTGAAAATCAATATGGATATGATTTTTCAAAGTATGGAATTTTTCCAAGAACTCTTGGAGGTTTAAAAGGTATTTTCTTATCTCCTTTAATACATGGAGATATTAATCATTTACTTTCAAATACTGCTCCCACATTTGTACTACTTTTTGGTATATTATATTTGTATAGAAAAGTTTCAGTAAGTGTATTTGTGATAATATATTTGTTTGGTAATATTATAGTCTGGTTATTTGCCAGATCTTCTTATCATATAGGTGCCAGCGGACTTGTTTACGGTTTCTTCTTTTTTATTTTTTTAAGCGGTGTAATACGCCGAGAAAGGAGGGCGATAGCTCTTTCTTTACTTGCCGTATTTTTATATGGAGGAATGGTTTGGGGAGTTTTACCTCTGGAAAAAGGAGTTTCTTATGAAGGACATCTTTCAGGAGCAGTGATAGGCTCTATTCTGGCTATATTATACAGAAATGTAGCCAGAATAGAGCCTCAGGACGAAAAAGAAGAATTGGAGCCAGAATGGGAAGAAGAGATTTGGGGAAATAGGGAAGAATAG